Proteins from a single region of Crassaminicella profunda:
- a CDS encoding ABC transporter ATP-binding protein, with the protein MDTLLKVDDLHIGFSTKEGIFSAVEENSFSVKRGEILGIVGESGCGKSITSLAIMGLLPKHAKIIKGEIVFGGKNIISLEKEERRKLRGKEMAMIFQEPMTSLNPVLRIGDQIIEGLILHTGISKKGAKEKALEMMTKVGLPRPNQIYDAYPHELSGGMRQRIMIAMALICKPKLLIADEPTTALDVTIQAQILRLMKRMNKEMETAMIFISHDIGVISKMCHRVIVMYAGHIFEKISAEKIIKNGIHPYTKGLMECIPTPEKRGKSLYAIPGRVPSLSERNKGCPFALRCPKAFKQCHNEKPNMKRVGEGHHVRCFLVQ; encoded by the coding sequence ATGGATACTTTGTTAAAGGTAGATGATTTACATATAGGTTTTTCTACAAAGGAAGGCATTTTTTCAGCTGTTGAAGAAAATTCTTTCTCTGTTAAAAGAGGGGAAATACTAGGAATCGTTGGAGAATCAGGATGTGGAAAGAGTATTACCTCATTAGCTATAATGGGATTACTTCCAAAGCATGCAAAGATTATAAAAGGAGAAATTGTTTTTGGAGGAAAGAATATTATATCTTTAGAGAAGGAAGAAAGAAGGAAGCTAAGAGGTAAGGAAATGGCTATGATTTTTCAAGAGCCTATGACTTCTCTAAATCCAGTTCTTAGGATTGGAGATCAAATTATAGAGGGGTTGATTCTACATACAGGCATATCAAAGAAAGGGGCAAAAGAAAAAGCTCTAGAGATGATGACAAAAGTTGGATTACCCAGACCAAATCAAATATATGATGCATATCCTCATGAACTTTCAGGAGGGATGAGACAAAGAATCATGATTGCCATGGCCTTAATTTGCAAACCCAAACTATTGATTGCAGATGAGCCAACTACAGCTTTAGATGTAACTATTCAGGCACAGATTTTACGATTGATGAAGAGAATGAATAAGGAAATGGAAACGGCAATGATTTTTATTTCTCATGATATTGGCGTGATTTCTAAAATGTGTCATCGGGTAATTGTCATGTATGCAGGACATATTTTTGAAAAGATCAGTGCAGAAAAGATTATAAAAAATGGTATACATCCATATACAAAGGGATTGATGGAATGTATTCCTACACCTGAAAAGCGTGGGAAATCTTTGTATGCAATTCCAGGAAGAGTTCCTTCTTTATCTGAGCGTAATAAAGGATGTCCATTTGCATTAAGGTGTCCGAAAGCCTTTAAACAATGTCACAATGAAAAGCCAAATATGAAAAGAGTCGGTGAAGGGCATCACGTGAGATGTTTTTTGGTACAATAA
- a CDS encoding proline racemase family protein, with translation MMHFKHLINCIDAHTEGEPLRIITSGLPPIPGKTILEKREYVLENLDHLRKMMMLEPRGHSGMYGCILVPPVTEDGDLGVLFTHNEGLSSMCGHGIIGVTKVALETGMITPKEGVNIVKIDSPAGRVTAYADVLDGEVERVRFQNVPCFVYRENIIVNVDGIGDVVADVVYCGAFYVYLDVTKVGLHVNVENAEKLVNVGMEIKNKVMAHMEFNHPTSGVNWLYGTIFYEPLKRAENKLLTKNVCIFAEGQIDRCPTGTGTGGRVALHYQKGEMQKGDILVNNSIIDTPFEAKIIEDTQVGEYKAVITEVSGTAHIMGFNQLVLDPKDPLPEGFRITGA, from the coding sequence ATGATGCATTTTAAGCATTTGATCAATTGTATTGATGCCCATACGGAAGGAGAACCACTAAGAATTATTACCTCTGGATTACCGCCTATTCCTGGAAAAACTATTTTAGAAAAAAGAGAATATGTATTAGAAAATTTAGATCATTTAAGGAAAATGATGATGTTAGAACCAAGAGGACATAGTGGAATGTATGGTTGCATCCTTGTTCCTCCTGTTACAGAAGATGGAGATTTAGGGGTATTATTTACTCACAATGAAGGATTAAGTTCTATGTGTGGTCATGGAATTATTGGTGTGACAAAGGTTGCTTTAGAAACAGGAATGATTACACCAAAAGAAGGAGTAAATATTGTAAAGATCGATTCTCCAGCAGGAAGAGTTACTGCATATGCAGATGTATTGGATGGAGAAGTTGAAAGAGTTAGATTCCAAAATGTACCTTGTTTTGTATATAGGGAAAATATTATTGTAAATGTGGATGGGATAGGCGATGTGGTAGCAGATGTTGTTTATTGTGGAGCTTTTTATGTGTACTTAGATGTTACCAAGGTAGGGTTACATGTAAATGTTGAAAATGCAGAGAAATTAGTTAATGTAGGAATGGAGATTAAAAATAAGGTAATGGCCCATATGGAATTTAATCATCCAACATCAGGGGTCAATTGGCTTTATGGAACAATTTTTTATGAGCCACTAAAAAGAGCAGAAAATAAACTTCTAACAAAGAATGTATGTATTTTTGCTGAAGGACAAATTGATAGATGCCCTACAGGAACTGGAACAGGTGGAAGAGTTGCATTACATTATCAAAAAGGTGAAATGCAAAAAGGGGATATTCTTGTAAATAATAGTATTATTGATACGCCATTTGAAGCAAAGATTATAGAAGACACACAGGTCGGAGAATACAAAGCTGTTATTACAGAAGTATCAGGGACTGCGCATATTATGGGATTCAATCAATTAGTTCTTGATCCAAAAGACCCATTACCAGAAGGATTTAGAATCACTGGTGCATAA
- a CDS encoding spore coat protein CotJB, with the protein MHKERLDMLSEIMKLENCCVDLNLYLDTHPTDQNALMQYNTYACQIRVLKDQYECMYGPLSNFGSAQSQYPFKWIENPWPWEIEY; encoded by the coding sequence ATGCACAAAGAAAGATTAGATATGCTTTCAGAAATTATGAAATTAGAAAACTGCTGTGTAGATTTGAATCTATATTTGGATACACATCCTACAGATCAAAATGCATTGATGCAGTATAACACATACGCTTGTCAGATTAGAGTATTAAAAGATCAGTATGAGTGTATGTATGGGCCATTATCAAACTTTGGATCAGCACAAAGCCAGTATCCATTTAAATGGATAGAAAATCCTTGGCCTTGGGAAATTGAATACTAA
- a CDS encoding ABC transporter permease — MKLKNNFNLYIGIFLVAVLLFLMIVSVFYTPYDVNGMVIKERFQGPSMKHLMGTDNFGRDILSRIMKGAQTAFLVGIISVAISFIFGTLIGAIAGYMGGWMDEIIMRFIDALMAFPSILLALVFIAVFGPSTQNTIIAIGIRGIPTFARIARSGFVQYKEFEFVKAAKSIGAGHLRIMFIHILPNIVSSLIIAASMGFANAVLAEAGLSYLGLGVQPPDPSWGRMLKEAQNYIIKAPWYTLAPGMMITMSVLGFNLLGDGIRDIRDPRG, encoded by the coding sequence ATGAAACTTAAAAATAATTTTAATTTATATATAGGAATATTTCTTGTAGCGGTGCTTTTATTTTTAATGATTGTGAGTGTCTTTTACACGCCGTATGATGTAAATGGAATGGTCATTAAAGAACGATTCCAAGGACCGAGTATGAAACACCTTATGGGTACGGATAATTTTGGACGGGATATTTTAAGTCGTATTATGAAAGGTGCACAAACAGCATTTTTAGTGGGAATTATTTCTGTAGCCATATCTTTCATATTTGGAACATTAATTGGTGCTATAGCAGGTTATATGGGTGGATGGATGGATGAAATTATTATGCGATTTATTGATGCTCTAATGGCATTTCCAAGTATATTACTAGCTTTGGTATTTATCGCTGTATTTGGACCATCCACACAAAATACCATTATAGCTATAGGCATTCGTGGAATTCCTACCTTTGCACGTATTGCAAGAAGTGGCTTTGTGCAATATAAGGAGTTTGAATTTGTAAAGGCTGCAAAATCAATAGGAGCAGGGCATCTACGCATTATGTTTATACATATACTACCCAATATAGTATCTTCTTTAATTATTGCTGCATCAATGGGATTTGCAAATGCAGTATTAGCTGAAGCAGGACTGAGCTATCTAGGATTAGGGGTACAACCCCCTGATCCTAGCTGGGGAAGAATGTTAAAAGAAGCTCAAAACTATATTATAAAAGCTCCATGGTATACCTTAGCTCCTGGAATGATGATTACCATGTCTGTATTAGGATTTAATCTATTAGGAGACGGAATCCGAGATATTAGAGATCCACGTGGGTAG
- a CDS encoding ABC transporter permease: MNYLLRRGFTLIITLLLISIFAFILFQLIPGDPAMTILGLDAEQGQIEALRSQMGLDLPVTQRYLKWMVNVFKGDLGQSVHFSMPVKELIGSRLPVTLSLAVMAIGIATIVAIPLGILSAKAHGKCVDIVISIFTQLGMAIPSFWLGIILIYLFGLKLEWFAPGEYIPWSESIWGALWTLLLPSIAIAIPVIAVLVRYLRTSLLEQLKLDYVRTAYSKGLKEKAIVYKHVFKNALIPVVTIMGMIITSVLGGSLVVEQVFSLPGLGRLLISSIQYRDFLLIQGMVMYIAVAVILVNFLIDILYKVLDPRIQMK, encoded by the coding sequence ATGAATTATTTGCTAAGGCGAGGATTTACTTTGATTATTACCCTTTTATTGATTTCAATATTTGCATTTATTCTTTTTCAACTTATACCAGGAGATCCAGCTATGACCATTCTTGGATTAGATGCTGAGCAAGGGCAAATAGAAGCTTTAAGGTCGCAAATGGGCTTAGATTTGCCAGTAACACAAAGATACCTAAAATGGATGGTAAATGTATTTAAAGGAGATTTAGGGCAGTCTGTTCATTTTTCTATGCCTGTAAAAGAGTTGATAGGAAGTAGACTCCCCGTAACCTTGTCTTTAGCTGTAATGGCTATAGGGATTGCTACCATTGTAGCGATCCCTCTTGGTATTTTATCAGCCAAAGCCCATGGTAAATGTGTAGATATTGTGATTTCAATTTTTACCCAATTAGGAATGGCCATTCCTTCCTTTTGGTTGGGAATTATATTAATTTATTTATTTGGATTAAAATTAGAGTGGTTTGCTCCAGGTGAATATATCCCATGGAGTGAAAGTATATGGGGTGCTCTCTGGACACTACTTTTACCATCTATAGCTATAGCTATACCTGTTATTGCTGTACTTGTAAGATATCTGAGAACGTCTTTACTTGAGCAACTAAAACTTGATTATGTAAGAACTGCTTACAGCAAAGGACTAAAGGAAAAAGCAATCGTTTATAAACACGTTTTTAAAAATGCATTGATACCAGTAGTAACTATTATGGGGATGATTATTACGAGCGTACTTGGAGGTAGCTTGGTAGTAGAACAAGTATTTTCTTTACCTGGATTAGGAAGACTACTAATTTCATCCATTCAGTATCGGGATTTTCTTCTTATTCAAGGAATGGTTATGTATATTGCTGTTGCAGTCATTTTAGTGAATTTTTTGATAGATATATTATATAAGGTACTGGATCCTAGGATTCAAATGAAATAG
- a CDS encoding MBL fold metallo-hydrolase, with amino-acid sequence MKITTIGYWGAYPEVNEATSGYLLQSDDMNILIDCGSGVLSNMQNHIDLLELDAVILSHYHADHMADIYSLQYAIRILMDLKKREKPLYIYGYKKDKKFETLNYHHYTVACPIDENSAIKFGNLTCTFRENVHADPCFSIRVEKEDKAFVYTADTGWSDELIKFSHKADLLICEASLYNENYGIVSGHLTAGEAGKIAKMAEVRHLVLSHLPHFGEHEQLLKQAKENFNGKIELAQTSKTWDL; translated from the coding sequence ATGAAAATTACAACAATCGGTTATTGGGGGGCATATCCTGAAGTAAATGAAGCTACATCTGGATATCTTTTGCAATCAGATGACATGAATATTTTGATTGATTGTGGTTCAGGGGTTTTATCAAATATGCAAAATCATATAGATTTATTGGAATTAGATGCTGTGATTTTATCTCATTATCATGCAGATCATATGGCAGATATTTATTCATTACAATATGCCATAAGGATACTCATGGATTTAAAGAAGAGAGAAAAACCTTTATATATTTATGGATATAAAAAAGATAAAAAATTTGAAACACTAAATTATCATCATTATACGGTAGCTTGTCCTATTGATGAAAATAGTGCTATAAAGTTTGGAAATTTAACATGTACTTTTAGAGAGAATGTTCATGCAGATCCTTGTTTTTCTATAAGAGTAGAAAAAGAAGACAAAGCTTTTGTATATACTGCAGATACTGGATGGAGTGATGAACTTATAAAGTTTTCCCATAAGGCAGACCTACTTATTTGTGAGGCAAGCTTATACAATGAAAATTATGGAATAGTTTCAGGTCATCTTACGGCAGGGGAAGCTGGCAAAATTGCTAAAATGGCTGAGGTTAGACATTTGGTTTTATCTCATTTACCTCATTTTGGAGAACATGAACAGCTTTTAAAGCAAGCAAAAGAGAATTTTAATGGAAAAATAGAATTGGCACAAACTTCAAAAACATGGGATTTATAA
- a CDS encoding manganese catalase family protein — translation MWIYEKKLQYPIKIGCKDPKMGQYVMTQLGGPDGELSAALTYLNQRYKMPTEKSKALLTDIGTEELAHVEMIQTMIYKLTKDASIEEIKKLDMGPYYAIRDTAVYPADSTGNPWTASYVASTGDPIADIYNDMAAEKKAKAVYENLLKLTDDPLLKDSLKFLLQREIVHFKRFGEALRDVEEYNQSKKCY, via the coding sequence ATGTGGATCTATGAAAAAAAATTACAATATCCAATAAAAATAGGCTGTAAAGATCCCAAAATGGGCCAATATGTAATGACACAATTAGGAGGCCCTGACGGAGAATTATCTGCAGCTCTAACCTATTTAAATCAAAGATACAAAATGCCTACAGAAAAGTCAAAGGCATTGCTTACAGATATAGGCACAGAAGAATTAGCTCATGTTGAAATGATTCAAACTATGATTTATAAGCTTACGAAGGATGCAAGTATTGAAGAAATAAAAAAATTGGATATGGGACCTTACTATGCCATAAGAGATACTGCTGTATATCCAGCAGATAGCACAGGAAATCCTTGGACAGCAAGCTATGTTGCATCAACAGGAGATCCTATAGCAGATATATATAATGATATGGCTGCAGAAAAGAAGGCAAAGGCTGTTTATGAGAATTTGCTAAAATTAACAGATGATCCTTTATTAAAGGATTCTTTAAAATTCTTATTACAAAGAGAAATTGTACACTTTAAGCGATTTGGAGAAGCATTAAGAGATGTAGAAGAGTATAATCAAAGTAAGAAATGTTATTAA
- a CDS encoding ABC transporter substrate-binding protein: protein MKRKVFAYFLILALCFTILGTGCSKSSGDTVNETKSKEPVEDGQVVMAIEHDMDSLDPHFSAAAGTKEILFNIFEGLMKADEKGNLNPAVAQDYSVSEDGLTYTFKLRKGIKFHNGDLVTVEDVKYSLDRVMGTETGKPLMPDFEKVEKVEVVDDETISIQLKEIDASLLSKLTVAIVPKSNEEHFADHPIGTGPFKFGSYLPEQSVTIEKFNEYWKDGLPHLDKVEFRIMPDREAALLSFKAGEIDMYPRLPNDRVEELGDGFETVSGPQNLVQLMIMNNAKEPFNDIRVRKAINYAVDVDEIIEAVAFGYGEKLGSNMSPVMKKYYQDGLEDMYNVNIEKAKQLLKEAGYEDGFKTKISIPSNYQFYVDMGEVIVQQLEKVGIHAKIELVEWGVWLDRIYKGRDYDMTIIGFSGKLDPNKILRRYCSNYSKNLMNYKNAKYDQLIEQANTEVNQEKRAKIYKEAQKILAEDAVCVFIMDPQFTVAMNKNIKGYKLYPIYVQDMSSIDYKE, encoded by the coding sequence ATGAAAAGGAAGGTTTTCGCATATTTTTTGATTTTAGCTTTATGCTTTACTATTTTAGGGACAGGTTGTAGTAAATCTAGTGGAGATACTGTGAATGAAACGAAGAGTAAAGAACCTGTTGAAGATGGTCAAGTAGTAATGGCTATAGAACATGATATGGATTCTTTAGATCCACATTTTTCGGCAGCTGCAGGAACAAAAGAAATATTATTTAATATTTTTGAAGGATTGATGAAGGCTGATGAAAAAGGGAACCTTAATCCAGCAGTAGCTCAAGATTATAGTGTATCAGAAGATGGACTGACCTATACATTCAAACTGAGAAAAGGAATAAAATTTCACAATGGTGATTTGGTAACGGTAGAAGATGTAAAATATTCTTTAGATAGAGTGATGGGTACAGAAACAGGGAAACCATTAATGCCTGATTTTGAAAAGGTAGAAAAGGTAGAGGTTGTTGATGATGAGACAATAAGTATTCAACTAAAGGAAATAGATGCTTCTTTATTAAGTAAACTGACAGTGGCAATTGTGCCAAAATCTAATGAAGAACATTTTGCGGATCATCCTATTGGAACAGGACCATTTAAGTTTGGATCATATTTGCCAGAGCAAAGCGTGACAATAGAGAAATTCAATGAGTATTGGAAGGATGGGCTTCCACACTTAGACAAGGTAGAGTTTCGGATTATGCCAGATAGAGAAGCTGCATTATTAAGTTTTAAAGCAGGAGAGATTGATATGTATCCTCGTCTTCCAAATGATCGTGTAGAAGAATTAGGAGATGGATTTGAGACTGTATCAGGACCACAAAATCTTGTGCAGTTAATGATTATGAATAATGCAAAAGAACCTTTTAATGATATACGCGTTCGTAAAGCTATTAACTATGCTGTTGATGTAGATGAAATCATAGAGGCTGTTGCTTTTGGATATGGAGAAAAGTTAGGTTCTAATATGAGCCCAGTAATGAAAAAATATTATCAAGATGGATTAGAAGATATGTATAATGTAAATATAGAGAAGGCTAAACAATTACTTAAGGAAGCAGGATATGAAGATGGATTTAAAACAAAGATCTCTATTCCTTCTAACTATCAATTTTATGTAGATATGGGAGAAGTAATTGTCCAGCAGTTAGAAAAGGTTGGTATACATGCTAAAATTGAACTTGTTGAATGGGGCGTGTGGTTAGATCGCATTTACAAGGGTAGAGACTATGATATGACAATTATTGGATTCTCAGGGAAGTTAGATCCAAATAAAATATTACGAAGATATTGTTCAAATTATAGTAAAAATCTCATGAATTATAAAAATGCAAAGTATGATCAATTAATTGAACAAGCCAATACAGAAGTTAACCAAGAAAAGAGAGCTAAAATTTATAAGGAAGCACAAAAAATATTAGCAGAAGATGCTGTATGTGTATTTATTATGGATCCACAATTTACAGTAGCTATGAATAAAAATATTAAAGGTTATAAACTATATCCTATTTATGTTCAGGATATGTCGTCTATTGATTATAAGGAATAA
- a CDS encoding DUF6648 family protein produces MSYKIKESVFDQFFNNREALIQQFKKGDITKKEFIEEHYYFIQRLNLKPFKYRIDSFEKGIYNYQYYNMLAKYSYMKSKDSKLQQKHPQLVNKLQRDANYYYSKKDKTTLKLLEYLDFTNVEAYYIKVKSKGLKDKLFEIVLMDYDHFILHSVSSWLRDRLMEEGVFIEEKRKSLIDQYINEKY; encoded by the coding sequence ATGAGTTATAAAATCAAAGAAAGTGTATTTGATCAATTTTTTAATAATCGAGAAGCATTAATTCAGCAATTTAAAAAAGGGGATATTACGAAAAAAGAATTTATTGAAGAACATTATTACTTTATTCAGAGATTAAATTTAAAGCCTTTTAAGTATCGAATCGATTCTTTTGAGAAAGGTATATATAATTACCAATACTACAATATGTTAGCCAAATATAGCTATATGAAGTCAAAGGATTCAAAATTACAACAAAAACATCCTCAATTAGTGAATAAGCTACAAAGAGATGCAAATTATTATTATAGTAAAAAGGATAAAACAACATTGAAATTACTAGAATATTTAGATTTCACAAATGTAGAAGCATACTATATTAAGGTGAAATCAAAAGGGTTAAAAGATAAATTATTTGAGATTGTTCTGATGGATTATGATCATTTTATACTACATTCTGTGAGTAGTTGGTTGCGTGATAGGTTAATGGAAGAGGGAGTATTTATAGAGGAAAAAAGAAAATCCCTCATTGATCAATATATTAATGAAAAATATTGA
- a CDS encoding PrsW family intramembrane metalloprotease, producing the protein MNTRLYVIAISPGLALALGIYLTDRYDREPVDLLGKTFLLGALSVIPTAFGEKILLSFNIFGGVLGAAYTAFIVAGLTEEFFKREVVLRIAYNHRAFDEKLDGIVYAVFSALGFATVENIMYVVFRFATNPYIGLYRGILSVPAHMLFGVTMGYYLSLSKFAKHEEIRKSYLKKALLIPAILHGIFDFILMANIPTLMIFFIPFVIYLWIINLRRLNEYTKESRRIYEGIRDEEDKFK; encoded by the coding sequence ATGAATACAAGATTATATGTTATTGCAATTTCACCAGGACTCGCTTTAGCTTTAGGAATTTATCTAACAGATCGGTATGATCGAGAGCCTGTAGACTTGTTAGGAAAAACATTTCTTTTAGGAGCATTGTCTGTTATTCCAACAGCTTTTGGAGAAAAAATTTTATTGTCATTCAATATATTCGGTGGTGTTTTAGGTGCAGCGTATACAGCTTTTATTGTTGCAGGGCTTACGGAGGAATTTTTCAAAAGAGAGGTAGTATTAAGAATCGCTTATAACCATAGAGCATTTGATGAAAAACTAGATGGGATTGTTTATGCAGTTTTTTCTGCATTAGGATTTGCTACAGTGGAAAATATTATGTATGTGGTATTTCGTTTTGCAACAAATCCTTATATAGGACTTTATCGAGGGATTTTGTCTGTTCCTGCCCATATGCTCTTTGGTGTTACCATGGGATATTATCTATCCTTATCAAAATTTGCAAAACATGAGGAAATACGAAAAAGTTATTTAAAAAAGGCTTTGCTAATCCCTGCTATTCTTCACGGTATATTTGATTTTATTTTAATGGCCAACATTCCTACATTGATGATTTTCTTTATACCTTTTGTCATTTATTTATGGATTATTAATTTAAGACGTTTAAATGAATATACAAAGGAATCAAGAAGAATTTATGAAGGGATAAGGGATGAAGAGGATAAGTTTAAATAG
- a CDS encoding ABC transporter ATP-binding protein: MSQKDFVQVENLCKYYPVPKKKFWEKRRYVRAVDNVSFSIQRGETFGLVGESGCGKSTTGFMINGLLHTTCGNIRFDGKDITLTKEKEIREKMQVVFQDPYASLNPKKKIGWILEEPLLIHKKYSKEKRYQKVSQMMELVGFDESFKNRYPHELSGGQRQRIGIARALMLSPQFIILDEPVSALDVSVQAQILNLLKELQSKLGLTYLFISHDLNVVHYMCDRVGVMYSGKIVETSSVEKIYERAVHPYTKLLLSTIPSKNIDFDENQMLLKEELSLENHKNGCAFYPRCPYRMEICQTRFPELREIEKGHYATCHLYHED, translated from the coding sequence ATGTCACAGAAAGACTTTGTACAGGTAGAAAATCTTTGTAAATATTATCCTGTTCCTAAAAAGAAATTTTGGGAAAAGAGAAGATATGTAAGAGCAGTAGACAATGTTTCTTTTTCTATACAAAGGGGCGAAACCTTTGGGTTAGTAGGAGAAAGTGGATGTGGAAAATCAACAACAGGATTTATGATCAATGGATTACTTCATACTACTTGTGGAAACATACGATTTGATGGTAAGGATATCACCCTTACTAAAGAAAAAGAAATTCGTGAAAAAATGCAAGTGGTTTTTCAAGATCCCTATGCTTCTTTAAACCCTAAAAAAAAGATTGGATGGATTTTAGAAGAACCTCTTTTGATTCATAAAAAATATAGCAAAGAAAAAAGGTATCAGAAAGTATCCCAGATGATGGAATTAGTAGGCTTTGATGAAAGTTTTAAAAATCGCTATCCTCATGAATTAAGTGGAGGACAAAGGCAGCGAATAGGTATTGCAAGAGCATTGATGCTAAGTCCTCAGTTCATCATTTTAGATGAACCTGTTTCAGCTTTAGATGTTTCTGTGCAGGCACAAATATTAAATCTTTTAAAAGAGCTACAGTCAAAGCTTGGGTTAACTTATTTATTTATATCACATGATTTGAACGTAGTACATTATATGTGTGATCGTGTAGGGGTTATGTATTCAGGGAAAATTGTTGAAACGTCTTCAGTTGAGAAGATTTATGAAAGGGCTGTGCATCCTTATACAAAGCTATTATTATCTACTATTCCTTCTAAAAACATAGATTTTGATGAAAATCAAATGCTTTTAAAAGAAGAACTAAGTTTAGAAAATCATAAAAATGGATGTGCATTTTATCCGAGATGTCCTTATAGAATGGAAATATGTCAAACCAGATTTCCAGAACTCAGAGAAATAGAAAAAGGACATTATGCTACTTGTCACCTTTATCATGAAGATTGA
- a CDS encoding HAD family hydrolase, which produces MHNIEAVIFDLDGTLVDSMWIWKQIDIDYLGKRGIALPEDLQKIIEGMSFTETANYFKERFKLEDDIDEIKDEWMKMTRDYYENKIPLKIGVHPLLMKLKNKGIKIGVGTSNARELAEVVLKKNNIIEFFHTIRTSCEVKKGKPNPDIFLKVAEDLGVTPDKCLVFEDTYAGVLAGKRAGMKVFAVADETSYLYKDDISSLADEYLEGFEGIA; this is translated from the coding sequence ATGCATAATATTGAGGCTGTTATTTTTGATTTAGATGGGACATTAGTAGATTCTATGTGGATCTGGAAACAAATAGATATAGATTACTTGGGGAAAAGAGGAATTGCATTACCTGAGGACTTACAGAAAATAATAGAAGGCATGAGCTTTACAGAGACAGCCAACTATTTTAAAGAAAGATTCAAATTAGAGGATGACATCGATGAAATTAAAGATGAATGGATGAAAATGACAAGGGATTATTATGAAAATAAGATCCCCTTAAAGATAGGGGTACACCCTTTATTAATGAAATTAAAAAATAAAGGGATAAAAATAGGCGTTGGAACAAGCAATGCAAGAGAATTAGCAGAAGTAGTTCTTAAAAAAAATAATATTATTGAGTTTTTTCATACCATTCGTACGAGTTGTGAAGTGAAGAAGGGAAAGCCAAATCCAGATATTTTTCTAAAGGTTGCAGAGGATTTAGGTGTTACACCTGATAAATGTCTAGTTTTTGAAGATACTTATGCAGGTGTACTTGCAGGAAAAAGAGCTGGTATGAAGGTTTTTGCTGTTGCAGATGAAACGTCATATCTGTACAAAGATGATATCAGCTCATTAGCAGATGAATATTTAGAAGGATTTGAAGGGATTGCATAA